The sequence GGGCAGTAGGACTAATCCCGCCTGCATTGCCTCTTTTCTATGAAACGCAGAAAAGACCAAGATCTTATCAGTAAAACCCCAATTGACTGATTCCCTCAGAGTCCCGGGCCATTATGGGATATAGCCGATCTATTCAGCCCCACAAACTCCTGTTATGGCCTTTGCCGTCAATGGAGGGCCGATTGATCGGGCAATTAGTTTGCCTCTCTCTTTTAACGGCAAGAGGGAATAGACTGACCACAAATATCAGTGCTGCAATCAAAATGATCTGCTACAGACTAATGACTGGTTTTCCTCCTGCTGCAGCTGAGACTTTCCTGGCGATGGGAGGCCTTGGTTTTTGCACCGAAAGACCCCTCTGGGAGTCATGACAGCCGGAGAAAAGGAAGCAATGTCCAGTGAAGGCACAGGAACTTCCGCTTCCAGAACTTGCAACGCAAGCCGTATGCCAGGCCTCCTTTCCGCCTCCGGATGCGAGCACAAGAGTCCCAATTTCAGCACTCTTTCCATCTCTTCCACTCCATACTCGCCTTGCAGTTTAGGATCCGCAGCGTCCAGGAGACTCTCTCTGGTGTACAACTCCCAAACCCATTCCACCAAGACTTCTTGCCCCTCATCCCTGGAAAAATCCACGGGCCGTCTTCCGCAGGCAACCTCCAACAACAGAGCACCGAAGCTGAACACATCGGAGCTAGGCGTGGCCTTCCCCGTGTGGATGAGCTCCGGTGCTATATACCCCAGCGTCCCCACCACACGAGTCGTCTGCGGGTTCTCGCTGTGATCGTACAATTTGGCTAGCCCGAAATCCCCCAGTCTTCCATTGAGCGCCGAGTCCAACAACACGTTGCTCGATTTTATGTCTCTGTGAACAACCCTTTTCTCCCATTGCTCGTGCAGATACAGCAACCCCGCAGCGACCCCCTTGAGAATATTATATCTAGCAGACCATCGCAGCACTGCTGTGGGGCTTCCGAGGATCAATTTATCGAGGCTGCCATTGGGCATGTAATCGTAGACAATAAAAAGCTGCTTCTGTCGCCTGCACCAACCCTGCAGCTGTACCAGATTCCTGTGCTGCATCCGTCCCATGCTCGTGATCTCCGCAATGAAACCCTTCATTCCTTCTGTGAATTCCCGTGTAATACATTTGACGGCCACCGGCAGGCCGCTATTGGGAAGAACGCCGTGGTAAACCCGACCGAAGCCCCCGTGGCCCAATACTTGCTCTTCACGGAAGCCATTGGTAGCATCGCTAAGGTCCTGGTAGGGGAATCTGCGGGGCCAGTATTTCAGCTCCCATTCTTCCACAacttcttctctctctttcattcttCTGGTCCACATAACCATCCCAGTCGCAGTCAGAAAAAATAGAACTGCACATGCGACGGTAATACCAGCTATGGATCCCTTCGAGAGACGACTCGAACCATCATCGTTTGCGAAGGAAGGAAGAGTAGTTACATCCAGAGGCGGGGCGGTTCCATTGGTTGTAAAGCTCCAGGCCAGAATATAATGGTCTTCTGCAAAGTTTCCCGTGGCTGCGGAAAACCCTACGTACATCTCATCTTCGAGCACAGTGGACAGGTCTATGTCGAGAGAGATGAGGGGTCTCTGCGGTTTGGGTAGACCCGCGATTGTGATGCTCACATTAAGCTTTCCTTTCAGCTGATCGTAGTCTATCCAGGCCTGGATATTCCGGCCGCTTTTTAGGCTGAGTGGCTTGAAATCCTTTCCGTCCCAATAACCGGCATCCTTTGTTTGGATTGAATCGAGATCATTTATGTCGATCCCGACATGGTTGTCGTCTGGGTCCTTGAATTCGACGTTCTTGCTTGTATCGAACTCGACTGCGAAGAGATGGTTGTAGTCATGGCCGTTACTGGTGAAGTTGAGGAGGCCTATGTATTGGGCAGAGAGGGCATCCGAGAATTTGGGCGAGGGCGTCATGAGAAAGGCGATACCGTGGCCGCCGGCGTCGGAGGGCGGGGGAAGCATGGAGAAAACGAAGGTGGTGCTGAAGGACGAAACAGTGCTGTTGTTTCCGTGTGGTTTCATCTGCACGGGCAACGAATACAATGCGCGGCCCATGATGAAGTGCGAGTGATTTGTGAGCATGAGAGCCGATTTGGGCTTTACCTCTGTAGCAACTCCTAGAAGAATGAGCCCGTCCGTTCCGTTGAAGCGGTTGAAGACGAAAGTGGTGGGCTCTATTTTGGCTCCGCACACAAGACCCAGCAGAAAGGATAGAGATATGAGAACCAGGCTCGGCCTCCTGGTGTGGAAGGGATGCATCATGGCTAATTTTTCGGTGGATGAAGAGAAATGAATGCGTGCCGTGTCAATCTTCTACTTCGCCTGATTTCAACACTTGATTGCAACAAGGACATTTTAAGGCGAAATTGTCGTCGGTCAACAAATTATAGATGTAATTcttctcgaacaagaagaattcaGACGTCACGGCTCGATTTTAGTCAATACAAATAAGTCGTTGGAGGAGAGAAATATTAAGCTAGTACTTCAGCAACTTTATGGGTGCAAGGAATCCATTAATAGGAAGTTTAAGGGAATTGTATATAGATTATGAGAAATTTAACAATCTTATAAAGATCTAGGAGGGATAGAAGGAACATAAGCAATCACCGAATCTTTTATTTAAAATGTTAAGAAAGTCAATTAAATATGTATTTAAAGTGAAATCAAGCTTACATTTGTTATAGTAAAAAATTGCTGAAGGAGACTTAAATAATAGTTGTATGATGTGATGTTTATTGAAAAGGAaaaaattatatgtatatatattaatgaatatctagaatacttaattatttattaaaagatTTGAACATTTTACTTATTAATCTAAAGTATCAAAAAAGTCAATGAAGTATACATTCACTAGACAACGGTGTCTTGCAACTTTCAGTTAAAATTTTGGGAGACATCATTTTAAAACCTCCTAACTACATTTGAAATCAATTTTGTCAATTTTGGACACCTTCAAAATAAGGTGCCCAACACGTGTATTTAACACTTTCAACTCCAATTTTTAGATCCAGGTTCCTTTCTGTATCTCTTTCCAGGGGCAAAGGGAAAGACCATGTGAATTCCATTTTTTAGACCCACATGGATAGCATAACATCTATATCTTCAATAGTACCAAAGCAAATAACAAAGAAGCCATGAGCATAATGGTAAATTTCAACCTTACCTGAAACTAGTGAGTCCCAATGCACGAATATCCAAGAATATAGTGCAGGGAGAGATGGCCACAAAGGATTAAATCTTCCCATAAGTGTTAGCTTCTTGAAATAAGATATGCAGTCTAACACTTCCTGACCAAGCACAACCTCTAGAATAGAGAAGGCATAGGGGAGGCAATTAACATACTAGGAGGAAGACCCCTTCAAGGGTTTGCGAAGAAAGTTCACAAAGGAATTTTTGAAAGTGGAATTAATAGAAGCATTCGGGATGGTAGGAGCAACTAGTAAAGTTTTCTTAGAAGGGGATGCAGGATCCAAGTTCAAAATGTCAACCACTAGCTTACAAGTAGGAGAGTTATTGCTCCATGTAACCAAGGGTGGGAAACGAGCATTTGAATTCAGGGAGCACGAGGCTGTGAGCAAGAGCTCTATTTCACTAATACCTACATTTATAATTTTTATTCTCTTAAAACAAATTTTTACTAGATTATCCATATCAACACAAAAAATTATGAATTTAC is a genomic window of Cryptomeria japonica chromosome 7, Sugi_1.0, whole genome shotgun sequence containing:
- the LOC131044452 gene encoding L-type lectin-domain containing receptor kinase SIT2; translation: MMHPFHTRRPSLVLISLSFLLGLVCGAKIEPTTFVFNRFNGTDGLILLGVATEVKPKSALMLTNHSHFIMGRALYSLPVQMKPHGNNSTVSSFSTTFVFSMLPPPSDAGGHGIAFLMTPSPKFSDALSAQYIGLLNFTSNGHDYNHLFAVEFDTSKNVEFKDPDDNHVGIDINDLDSIQTKDAGYWDGKDFKPLSLKSGRNIQAWIDYDQLKGKLNVSITIAGLPKPQRPLISLDIDLSTVLEDEMYVGFSAATGNFAEDHYILAWSFTTNGTAPPLDVTTLPSFANDDGSSRLSKGSIAGITVACAVLFFLTATGMVMWTRRMKEREEVVEEWELKYWPRRFPYQDLSDATNGFREEQVLGHGGFGRVYHGVLPNSGLPVAVKCITREFTEGMKGFIAEITSMGRMQHRNLVQLQGWCRRQKQLFIVYDYMPNGSLDKLILGSPTAVLRWSARYNILKGVAAGLLYLHEQWEKRVVHRDIKSSNVLLDSALNGRLGDFGLAKLYDHSENPQTTRVVGTLGYIAPELIHTGKATPSSDVFSFGALLLEVACGRRPVDFSRDEGQEVLVEWVWELYTRESLLDAADPKLQGEYGVEEMERVLKLGLLCSHPEAERRPGIRLALQVLEAEVPVPSLDIASFSPAVMTPRGVFRCKNQGLPSPGKSQLQQEENQSLVCSRSF